The genomic interval CACCGGGAGGACCAGAAGGACCTGAACCGGGGAGACACAAGGAGCGGGGGTTCACAGGGACCGGCATcgggagggacacggggaccgGGGCGGAGGGAAGTCGCGCCCCACCCGCCTGCTACTGCCCGGACCTCCCGCGGGGCgcggccgccagggggcgctgaGCCCGCCGAGGGGACGctccgccccgcgccgccgccgtCTCGGTGCCCGCCGTGACCTTCGCCCCCGGCCACGTGACCGCCGGGGGCGGAAGAGGCGGTGGGGACATGGTGAGAAGGGACGGGGCGGGGGGACGGAGGGgttggggctgggcagggaccgGGGACGGGCACCGGGCCCGCGGGTGTGCGAGGGAGCTGGGTCTggggggcagggacaggagagagCGGACAGGACCAtgggaggggggacagggacagggggaaaCGAACAGGACACGGGAGGAGTGACAGggcctggggaaggggagcagggacaggagagagGGGACAGGACACGGAAGGAGTGACagggcctggggagggggagacgGGGCGGACAGGGCAGAGGAAGGGGGAACACGGGAAGGGGGACGGGGCCAATGGAGAGGTGACAGGGCCTAGGGAGGGGGTCACAGGGCCAGGGAAGGGGGGACAGGGCCAGGGATGGGTAGGGCAAAGCCCCAGGAGACAGGGTGAAGGCCCTGTGTGGGGATGGGGCCCCGTGGTGGCTGTGACAGCAGGGTGTCCCCGCAGGCCAAGTACCTGGCACAGATCATCCTGGTGGGGGCCCAGGTGGTGGGACGGGCCTTCATGCGGGCGCTGCGCCAGGAGTTCGCAGGTAGGAGCTGGTATAACTGCTCCGAGTGCTCTGTGTGCCCACactgccctgccccagctctgctctgcaccccCACCCTTCCCCAGGAACCCCAGTGCTCCCCGTGCCCACACTGTGCCCACAGGGGACACCTGCCAGGCTGTCACAGGGTGACAGTCCTCACCCGCCTCCCAGCGCTGGCCTGATGGTGTTCATCTCAACCCAGGCTCCCAGCAGCCTTCCCaggctccagcctggctctggcacCGCTGCCAGGCTCCCAGAGATCCCAGCACCCCAAAGGACACAACAAGATAATCCCTGGGACAGGAGAACCCCAACCCTGCCCTGCCTACAGCAAGCAGTGCCCCACCAGCCCCTGACACATCCCCGGCACTGGGATCACATCCAGGGGTGACtggaggggggcagagggggacaCTGGGCTCTGAGCACTTCAGAGCCCAACAGCTTTGCTGcctgacacccccccccaaGGCCTGGGGGTCGCGGGGATCAGTGTGGGGGTCTCATGGCCTGGGTGTCTCCGGCAGCGAGCCGGGCAGCAGCCGATGCACGAGGACGCTCCGAGAGGCCCCAGTCTGCTGCCGCCTCCAGGATCATCGGCATCAGCCTCCAGGAAGCTCAGCAGATCCTCAACGTCTCCAGCCTCAACCCTGAGGAGATTCAGAAGGTAGAGGGCCCCTCAGAGTTGGGGAGGGAGGGCCAGAGGGCCCTGTCTGCCCTGAGGGTGCTGCCTGGCATGGGGGTGACAGCTGTTCCCCAGTGCTGTCCTAGGCCCAGTTAATCCCAGTTGGAGGATTCCTTGCCCCGGCTGGAACAGCCCTCGGGGCTTGGCCTCTGCATCTGCCCAGTGGGGCTGCTCAGGAAAGGGGACATGGGATCCCCAGAGGTGCCCGACCAGGAATGTGGGAACTCACAGTGGAGTCAGGCGGAGCCAACATGTCCCCAAGATCACACCTGTCACCTCCAGCaatgctgcagggagcaggaggccCCCAGGGTTTGAGAATGGGGAAGGTGGAGATGAATCTGAGCCAGAGCTTCTCTCGGCAGAACTACGACCACTTGTTCAAGGTGAACGACAAGTCTGTGGGAGGCTCCTTCTACCTGCAGTCCAAGGTGAGCGAGGGAGCAGCGGGGGCTGCACCTGTGTGGGCACCTTCCCCTGCCTGGGATTCGGGACAGGCAGAGCCCGAGCACCCCTGTGGGTGAGGTAGTGAGGGGAGGTGTCACCCCATCCCTGTGTGTCACCCCATGTCCACAGGTGGTGAGAGCCAAGGAGCGGCTGGACGAGGAGCTCCGCATCCAGGCCAAGGGCGACAAGGAGAAGGAGCGGAAAGCTGAGACGTGACTCCCGCCACCCCTGGACCCCGTGTCCCTCTCACCCTTAACTTATAGGTGGCCAATAAACACCGTGTCCTCCAGCACCTGGCCTGGCTGCTCCAttccctggggagggagcagggactTGCCCACTGCTGCCCCCGAGGGAtcagcccctgccctggagacaaggaggagggaggcagctgggGAAGAAGGGGTGTCCTCGGGGCATCAAGGGCTGCCAGGGCTCAAATGGCACTGGGGGAGGTTGTGGGAGCTATTTTTGGGCGGGGTTGGATGCTCTTGGACTGAGTGCATGGATACCTCTGGCT from Chiroxiphia lanceolata isolate bChiLan1 chromosome 16, bChiLan1.pri, whole genome shotgun sequence carries:
- the LOC116794824 gene encoding mitochondrial import inner membrane translocase subunit TIM16-like isoform X3, with the translated sequence MAKYLAQIILVGAQVVGRAFMRALRQEFAASRAAADARGRSERPQSAAASRIIGISLQEAQQILNVSSLNPEEIQKNYDHLFKVNDKSVGGSFYLQSKVVRAKERLDEELRIQAKGDKEKERKAET